In Deltaproteobacteria bacterium, a single window of DNA contains:
- a CDS encoding nuclear transport factor 2 family protein, with amino-acid sequence MTDEQREVWELVRRSNRAWVAGAAHEVGELFDEKAVVVAPGLQGRVEGREAVVRSYEEYVHHAHTHSFEELEHSIDVFGDLAVVAYRFAVRYALNGEDGERDEMGQEVLVMRRGAGGWKVLWRTQTPEE; translated from the coding sequence ATGACCGACGAGCAACGCGAGGTCTGGGAACTGGTCCGGCGGAGCAATCGCGCCTGGGTGGCCGGAGCGGCGCACGAGGTGGGCGAACTCTTCGACGAGAAGGCCGTCGTCGTCGCGCCCGGGTTGCAAGGACGGGTCGAAGGACGCGAGGCCGTGGTCCGCAGCTACGAGGAATACGTGCATCATGCGCACACGCATTCCTTCGAGGAGCTGGAGCACTCGATCGACGTGTTCGGAGATCTGGCCGTGGTCGCGTATCGGTTCGCGGTACGCTACGCGCTCAACGGCGAGGACGGGGAGCGCGACGAGATGGGCCAGGAGGTCCTCGTCATGCGTCGCGGCGCCGGCGGTTGGAAGGTCCTCTGGCGCACGCAGACGCCAGAGGAGTAG
- a CDS encoding DUF1800 domain-containing protein: MNFTTQTSVVSGMSMARPALLCALVLACSHAARKDLTPALAAEAPEAAAQEAAAPGAPPLTAPEMIEHILSRTTFGARPEDRLRAQSVGIAAFVEEQLHPERLDDALLEQKLQRFDLLREGPDALVQKLVEQRQMRKRAAMVEDAPPPPDGGEPQEPMRNGSLKRDAISQLAQAKLMRAVFSRRQLKEVMTDFWFNHFNVFAGKHEEAALLPDYEQNVIRAHALGSFPELLEATAHSPAMLIYLDNWRSAVPRPGAKQNRGINENYARELLELHTLGVDGGYTQEDVVEVARCFTGWTVAEPRTNPHFVFRPAVHDFGSKVVLGLLIPPGRGEEDAKQVLHVLAAHPATARFIAQKLARRFVSDEPPDALVDRVAVTYLRTAGDIRSMLRTLFESPEFWSRTALRAKVRSPLELVAASLRALDAAVDDPQALAKVVARIGEPLYAAQAPTGYPDRAQTWLTSGALLARIDFGLQLANGKVPGTRLDLAPLQAATAEETVQKVAARLGATELSEKTRAYILEELRRSPAPPDLVPARAVGLLLGAPELQRR; this comes from the coding sequence TTGAATTTCACCACCCAGACGTCCGTCGTGTCTGGGATGTCGATGGCGCGTCCCGCCTTGCTCTGCGCCTTGGTGCTGGCTTGCTCGCATGCGGCGCGCAAGGACCTCACACCTGCGCTCGCCGCGGAGGCGCCGGAAGCGGCGGCGCAAGAGGCAGCCGCCCCGGGTGCGCCGCCGCTGACTGCCCCGGAGATGATCGAGCACATCCTCTCGCGCACTACGTTCGGTGCGCGGCCGGAAGATCGGCTGCGTGCGCAGAGCGTGGGGATTGCCGCCTTCGTCGAGGAGCAGCTGCACCCGGAGCGCCTCGACGACGCTCTGCTCGAGCAGAAGCTTCAGCGATTCGACCTGCTCCGGGAAGGTCCCGACGCACTGGTGCAGAAGCTCGTGGAGCAGCGCCAGATGCGCAAGCGAGCCGCGATGGTCGAAGACGCGCCTCCTCCTCCCGACGGTGGCGAGCCGCAGGAACCGATGCGCAATGGATCGCTGAAGAGGGACGCGATCTCCCAGCTCGCGCAGGCCAAGCTGATGCGCGCGGTGTTCTCGCGGCGGCAGCTCAAGGAGGTGATGACCGACTTCTGGTTCAATCACTTCAACGTCTTCGCCGGGAAGCACGAGGAGGCGGCGCTCCTTCCCGACTACGAGCAGAACGTCATCCGCGCGCACGCGCTGGGAAGCTTCCCCGAGCTGCTCGAGGCCACGGCGCATAGCCCGGCCATGCTGATCTACCTCGACAACTGGCGCTCGGCGGTCCCCCGTCCGGGCGCGAAGCAGAACCGCGGAATCAACGAGAACTATGCCCGCGAGCTCCTCGAGCTGCACACGCTCGGCGTCGACGGCGGGTACACGCAAGAGGACGTGGTCGAGGTCGCCCGCTGCTTTACCGGGTGGACCGTCGCGGAGCCGAGGACGAATCCGCATTTCGTCTTCCGGCCCGCGGTGCACGATTTCGGCAGCAAGGTGGTGCTCGGGCTACTCATTCCACCGGGTCGGGGCGAAGAGGATGCGAAGCAGGTGCTGCACGTCCTCGCCGCCCATCCCGCGACGGCGCGATTCATCGCCCAGAAGCTGGCCCGCAGGTTCGTGAGCGACGAACCGCCGGACGCGCTCGTCGATCGCGTCGCGGTCACGTATCTGCGCACCGCCGGCGACATCCGCTCGATGTTGCGCACCCTGTTCGAATCGCCCGAGTTCTGGAGCCGCACGGCGCTTCGCGCGAAGGTTCGCTCGCCGCTGGAATTGGTGGCCGCGTCACTGCGCGCTCTCGATGCGGCAGTGGACGATCCGCAGGCCCTCGCGAAGGTGGTGGCGCGCATCGGCGAGCCGCTCTATGCGGCGCAGGCCCCGACCGGCTATCCCGACCGGGCCCAGACCTGGCTCACCTCCGGAGCGCTCCTCGCCCGCATCGACTTTGGTCTTCAACTCGCGAACGGAAAGGTGCCTGGCACGCGTCTCGATCTGGCGCCACTGCAGGCCGCCACCGCGGAAGAGACGGTGCAGAAGGTCGCAGCGCGGCTCGGCGCAACGGAGCTTTCGGAGAAGACGCGCGCCTACATCCTCGAGGAGCTGCGCCGATCTCCCGCTCCGCCCGATCTGGTGCCCGCGCGCGCCGTGGGACTGCTGCTCGGCGCTCCCGAGCTGCAGAGGAGATGA
- a CDS encoding DUF1501 domain-containing protein — MVFNSRTERCLARVSIWRHCRPPPRKRRCRRSQRGSAQRSFRRRRAPTSSRSCADLPLRPIWCPRAPWDCCSALPSCRGDEVNRRFLLKHGALVAAGSFLPVWTRRALAQETGGSKVLVFLFLRGALDGLHAVPPVDEPRLYALRPQLARREDMADLGVPGFALHRSMESLLPFWRDGSLAIVHAIGSPDPTRSHFDAQDFLELGTPGVKGTPDGWLARSLAEIRNPSLVEAVAVSQRLPRSLQGARGALAFSSLDQLRLHALAGAPAGKKGRIEAQAAFDAMYGLHSDEPVAASGKEAFAALQLLEGKLEGGLEGPAPDYPKAPLSQPLRQLARLIKADVGLRIGCLDAGGWDTHAAQPARLESGLRRLAESLAAFQRDLGRRASDVMLIAATEFGRTVRQNGANGTDHGHASIAFVLGGGVRGGRIHGIWPGLQENRLYEGRDLAVTTDLRSLLAAAAKAQLGVRDVRRVFPGFDGAPLPGLV, encoded by the coding sequence TTGGTCTTCAACTCGCGAACGGAAAGGTGCCTGGCACGCGTCTCGATCTGGCGCCACTGCAGGCCGCCACCGCGGAAGAGACGGTGCAGAAGGTCGCAGCGCGGCTCGGCGCAACGGAGCTTTCGGAGAAGACGCGCGCCTACATCCTCGAGGAGCTGCGCCGATCTCCCGCTCCGCCCGATCTGGTGCCCGCGCGCGCCGTGGGACTGCTGCTCGGCGCTCCCGAGCTGCAGAGGAGATGAGGTGAACCGGCGATTCCTCCTCAAGCACGGCGCCCTGGTCGCGGCAGGCTCGTTTCTGCCGGTCTGGACTCGTCGCGCCCTCGCGCAGGAGACCGGCGGCAGCAAGGTCCTCGTGTTCCTCTTTCTCCGCGGCGCCCTCGACGGGCTGCACGCAGTGCCTCCGGTGGACGAGCCGAGGCTGTACGCGCTGCGCCCGCAGCTCGCGCGCCGTGAGGACATGGCGGATCTCGGGGTTCCGGGATTCGCGCTTCATCGTTCGATGGAGTCGCTGCTGCCCTTCTGGCGCGACGGTTCCCTCGCCATCGTCCACGCGATCGGCTCGCCGGATCCGACGCGATCGCACTTCGACGCGCAGGACTTCCTCGAGCTGGGCACCCCGGGTGTGAAAGGGACGCCGGACGGCTGGCTCGCGCGTTCGCTCGCAGAGATCCGGAATCCGTCGCTGGTGGAGGCCGTCGCGGTCTCTCAGCGCCTGCCGCGGTCCCTGCAGGGTGCGCGCGGCGCTCTCGCGTTCTCCTCGCTCGACCAGCTCCGTCTGCACGCGCTGGCGGGAGCGCCGGCGGGAAAGAAGGGTCGCATCGAGGCGCAGGCCGCATTCGACGCGATGTACGGCTTGCACTCCGACGAGCCGGTGGCTGCTTCCGGAAAGGAGGCGTTCGCCGCGCTGCAGCTCCTCGAGGGGAAGTTGGAAGGCGGACTCGAGGGTCCGGCGCCCGACTACCCGAAAGCCCCTCTCTCGCAGCCGCTCCGGCAGCTCGCCCGACTGATCAAGGCGGACGTCGGGCTGCGGATCGGCTGCCTCGACGCGGGCGGCTGGGACACGCATGCCGCGCAGCCGGCCCGCCTGGAGAGCGGCTTGCGCCGGCTCGCGGAATCGCTGGCTGCCTTCCAGCGCGATCTGGGCCGCCGCGCCTCGGACGTGATGCTGATCGCCGCGACGGAATTCGGCCGCACCGTGCGGCAGAACGGCGCCAACGGCACGGATCACGGGCACGCCAGCATCGCGTTCGTGCTCGGCGGCGGCGTCCGCGGAGGGAGAATTCACGGCATCTGGCCCGGCCTTCAAGAGAACCGGCTATACGAGGGCCGCGACCTGGCGGTGACCACGGACTTGCGCAGCTTGCTCGCCGCGGCGGCAAAGGCCCAGCTCGGCGTTCGCGACGTGCGGCGCGTGTTCCCCGGATTCGACGGTGCGCCACTCCCCGGTCTGGTATAA
- the murJ gene encoding murein biosynthesis integral membrane protein MurJ yields the protein MVAAGILLSRIAGLIRQRVLGYYLATSPAADAYTAALRIPNFLQNLLGEGVLSASFIPVYAALRARGEEGKARRVAGAVAGLLSLLTGALALIGIAATPWLLDVIAPGFSGDTRGLAIVLVRIFFPGISLLVLSAFCIGVLNSHGRFFLSYAAPVVWSAAIVAALILGAHAGPPGDQSRIAVWAAWGAVAGGALQLLVQLPSVVRLLGKSARLSLGRGDADVAEVTRNFFPVVAGRGVVQLSAYVDMLIASFMQTGTVAAFGYAQTVYLLPVSLFGMAVSAAALPSMSADADVREKLHAQTEAGLRTIAFPVVPTVAAFLALGDVICAALFETGNFRARDTQYVWLFLIGSTVGLLAATMARLYSSAFYALRDTRTPLRYATLRVVLTAALGVFFGLWVPRLLHIDLRYGALGLTGSAGVAGWIEFALLRRGIGARIGPCHLPKGLLPRLWASAAAATAAGLLVKIALPPVHPVIRAVVVLAIFGATYLGVALALKVDEASRALERARRMLRL from the coding sequence CTGGTCGCCGCCGGAATCCTGCTCAGCAGGATCGCAGGGCTGATCCGGCAGCGCGTGCTCGGGTACTACCTCGCGACGTCGCCCGCCGCCGACGCCTACACCGCTGCGCTGCGGATCCCGAACTTCCTGCAGAACCTGCTCGGCGAAGGCGTGCTCTCCGCCAGCTTCATTCCCGTGTACGCCGCGCTCCGCGCGCGTGGCGAAGAGGGGAAAGCGCGTCGGGTGGCTGGCGCCGTCGCCGGATTGCTGTCGCTTCTGACCGGCGCCTTGGCACTGATCGGTATCGCGGCCACTCCCTGGCTGCTCGACGTGATCGCTCCTGGCTTCAGCGGAGACACGCGCGGCCTCGCCATCGTCCTGGTCCGGATCTTCTTTCCCGGGATCTCGCTGCTGGTCCTCTCCGCCTTCTGCATCGGCGTCCTGAACAGCCACGGGCGGTTCTTCCTCAGCTACGCGGCGCCCGTAGTCTGGAGCGCGGCCATCGTCGCGGCGCTGATCCTCGGCGCCCACGCAGGGCCGCCGGGCGATCAGTCGCGCATCGCGGTCTGGGCCGCGTGGGGCGCGGTCGCGGGAGGGGCGTTACAGCTTCTCGTGCAGTTGCCCTCCGTCGTCCGGCTGCTGGGGAAGAGCGCGCGTCTCTCGCTGGGTCGTGGCGATGCCGACGTGGCGGAGGTGACGCGCAACTTCTTTCCCGTCGTCGCCGGACGCGGAGTCGTCCAGCTCTCCGCGTACGTCGACATGCTGATCGCCAGCTTCATGCAGACCGGGACCGTGGCGGCCTTCGGCTACGCGCAGACGGTCTACCTGCTGCCGGTCTCGCTGTTCGGCATGGCGGTGAGCGCCGCCGCGCTGCCGTCGATGTCGGCGGATGCGGACGTGCGCGAGAAGTTGCATGCGCAGACGGAGGCAGGGCTGCGGACCATCGCGTTTCCGGTGGTGCCGACGGTGGCCGCGTTCCTTGCCCTCGGCGACGTCATCTGCGCTGCCCTCTTCGAGACGGGCAACTTTCGCGCCCGCGACACGCAGTACGTCTGGTTGTTCCTCATCGGCAGCACCGTCGGGTTGCTCGCGGCCACGATGGCGCGGCTCTATTCGAGCGCCTTCTACGCGCTGCGGGATACCCGAACGCCTCTGCGCTACGCGACGCTGCGAGTGGTGCTCACCGCGGCGCTGGGCGTCTTCTTCGGCCTCTGGGTGCCGCGGCTCCTGCACATCGACCTGCGCTATGGCGCGCTTGGCCTGACGGGCAGCGCAGGCGTTGCCGGTTGGATCGAGTTTGCGCTCCTCCGCCGCGGGATTGGCGCACGCATCGGGCCCTGCCATCTGCCGAAGGGCCTGCTCCCCCGCCTCTGGGCTTCGGCTGCCGCAGCGACCGCGGCCGGCCTGTTGGTGAAGATTGCCCTCCCTCCCGTGCATCCGGTGATTCGGGCTGTCGTGGTGCTCGCGATCTTCGGCGCGACGTACCTGGGCGTCGCGCTCGCCCTCAAGGTCGACGAGGCTTCCCGCGCGCTGGAGCGTGCGCGCCGGATGCTGCGGCTTTGA
- a CDS encoding phosphoenolpyruvate kinase has protein sequence MAQTTLSDRILRDLGARLKAQHDEFARHYPGESGTRQPVHTVYGGSHLFKSDTTRKLGDLALKALAQYAPNATTFAEAIGIDPAVGDTVYARVQEKLKREAVEDFRIDFEDGYGIRGDAEEDGHAAQAAQECGRGLKNGTLSPFVGIRIKSLSGELAGRALRTLDVFLTGLGGALPPNFVVTLPKITAPAQVATLVAAFEALEPKLGWKAGALKVECMVETTQSILDHDGTSMLPKFIDAAKGRMTGAHFGTYDYTASCDITAAYQSMRHPACDFAKHMMKVAYAGTSVFLSDGATTTMPVAPHKGDALGEEQKRENARAVHAAWRLHADDVRHSLANGFYQGWDLHPGQLPSRYGTVYAFFLRSLPATLDRLQNFINKAAQATLHGDTFDDAATGQGLLNFFLRGVNCGALTEQEALSTGLTIEEFRGRSFLKILNNRKASAQKA, from the coding sequence ATGGCCCAGACCACCCTCTCCGATCGGATCCTGCGCGATCTCGGGGCGCGCCTGAAGGCGCAGCACGATGAATTCGCACGCCATTATCCAGGCGAATCCGGCACGCGCCAGCCGGTGCACACCGTGTACGGTGGCTCGCACCTGTTCAAAAGCGATACCACGAGGAAGCTCGGCGACCTCGCCCTCAAGGCCCTCGCGCAGTACGCGCCCAACGCCACCACCTTCGCGGAAGCGATCGGCATCGACCCGGCAGTCGGCGACACCGTCTACGCACGCGTGCAGGAGAAGCTGAAGCGCGAGGCCGTGGAAGACTTCCGCATCGACTTCGAGGACGGCTACGGCATCCGCGGCGACGCCGAGGAGGACGGGCACGCCGCCCAGGCCGCGCAGGAATGCGGGAGGGGGCTGAAGAACGGGACGCTCAGCCCGTTCGTCGGCATCCGCATCAAGTCGCTCAGCGGGGAGCTCGCGGGCAGGGCGCTGCGTACGCTGGACGTCTTTCTCACCGGGCTCGGCGGCGCGCTCCCGCCGAACTTTGTCGTCACCTTGCCGAAGATCACCGCTCCGGCCCAGGTGGCGACGCTGGTCGCCGCCTTCGAGGCGCTGGAACCGAAGCTCGGATGGAAGGCGGGCGCGCTCAAGGTCGAATGCATGGTGGAGACCACGCAGTCCATCCTCGATCACGACGGCACTTCGATGTTGCCGAAGTTCATCGACGCCGCGAAGGGCCGCATGACCGGCGCGCACTTCGGCACCTACGATTACACGGCCTCGTGCGACATCACCGCGGCGTACCAGTCGATGCGGCACCCGGCCTGCGACTTCGCCAAGCACATGATGAAAGTCGCGTACGCCGGAACGTCCGTCTTCCTTTCAGACGGCGCAACCACCACCATGCCCGTCGCTCCGCACAAAGGAGACGCGCTTGGCGAGGAGCAGAAGCGCGAGAACGCGCGCGCCGTCCACGCCGCGTGGCGACTGCACGCAGACGACGTCCGCCACTCGCTCGCCAACGGCTTCTACCAGGGCTGGGACCTGCACCCGGGGCAGCTCCCCAGCCGCTATGGCACCGTGTACGCCTTCTTCCTTCGCAGCCTCCCCGCCACGCTCGACCGGCTGCAGAACTTCATCAACAAGGCCGCGCAAGCGACGCTGCACGGCGATACCTTCGACGACGCGGCCACCGGCCAGGGACTGCTCAACTTCTTCCTCCGCGGCGTGAACTGCGGCGCGCTGACCGAGCAGGAGGCGCTTTCGACGGGCCTGACCATCGAGGAGTTCCGCGGCCGGTCGTTCCTGAAGATCCTCAACAACCGCAAGGCGAGCGCTCAGAAGGCGTAA
- a CDS encoding zinc-dependent alcohol dehydrogenase family protein, which yields MRAMVLIEPRRPLELRELPDPDPQPGQVLLRVRACGVCRTDLHVADGELAEPKLPLVLGHEIVGIVEKGGSRFARGTRVGVPWLGWTCGVCEYCRAGRENLCDQARFTGYQIDGGYAELTVADERYCFPLPDRYSDAEVAPLLCAGLIGARSLRMAGDARRLGLYGFGAAAHLVAQVARAEGREVYAFTSPGDAEAQRFAVSLGAVWAGSSLEMPAELDAAILFAPVGALVPQALRAVRKAGVVVCGGIHMSDVPSFPYRLLWGERVVRSVANLTRRDAEEFLAIAGRLPLRTRVAAHPLTAANDVLASLRAGGVVGAAALVP from the coding sequence ATGCGAGCGATGGTGCTGATCGAGCCACGGCGTCCGCTCGAGCTCCGCGAGCTGCCGGATCCCGATCCACAGCCCGGCCAGGTCCTCCTCCGCGTGCGCGCCTGCGGCGTATGCCGGACGGATTTGCACGTCGCCGACGGTGAGCTCGCCGAGCCGAAGCTGCCGCTCGTACTCGGACACGAGATCGTCGGCATCGTCGAGAAAGGCGGCTCACGCTTCGCGAGAGGGACGCGGGTCGGCGTTCCCTGGTTGGGCTGGACCTGCGGCGTTTGCGAATACTGCCGCGCGGGGCGGGAGAATCTCTGCGACCAGGCGCGATTCACCGGGTACCAGATCGACGGCGGATACGCGGAGCTGACGGTCGCCGACGAGCGCTACTGCTTTCCGCTCCCCGATCGCTACTCGGACGCCGAAGTCGCGCCCCTTTTGTGCGCGGGGCTCATCGGAGCACGCTCCTTGCGGATGGCAGGCGACGCGCGGCGGCTGGGGCTGTATGGCTTTGGCGCCGCCGCGCACCTGGTGGCGCAGGTTGCGCGCGCCGAAGGTCGCGAGGTGTACGCGTTCACTTCGCCGGGCGACGCGGAGGCGCAACGATTCGCGGTCTCGCTCGGCGCCGTCTGGGCGGGATCGTCGCTGGAGATGCCCGCGGAACTGGACGCCGCGATCCTCTTTGCACCCGTCGGAGCTCTCGTTCCCCAGGCGCTGCGCGCCGTGCGGAAAGCGGGCGTGGTCGTCTGCGGCGGGATCCACATGAGCGACGTTCCCTCGTTCCCCTATCGCCTGCTCTGGGGGGAACGCGTCGTGCGCAGCGTCGCCAACCTCACCCGGCGCGACGCCGAGGAGTTCCTCGCAATTGCCGGGCGCCTGCCGCTGCGCACGCGCGTCGCCGCCCATCCGCTCACCGCGGCCAACGACGTGCTGGCCTCGTTGCGGGCCGGCGGCGTCGTCGGAGCAGCCGCCCTCGTTCCCTGA
- a CDS encoding TolC family protein, with protein MNRTCKVALLLAAGAVGISLAASAQKQQPGAIAPPPRAELGPQRRRISLREALQLAAEQSPDVASARATAAIAEASVRRAWTAWQPDVTATGTFDHTNGISVVDFRPLVTALGHPELAADPRFAPTTIVAQNSRYATLQLNQPLLTPQGLFLPGVANSSAEAALRGFDEAREQVLLNVARNYLALQGLEGLLEAAREAEKVALRREQDARARIAAGTDVEIALLRAQTETARARAQIANIQGQKDSTLPVLEALVGEPIDPLPARIEDFGPSGEEAASPWENAYSVKSAIAAANAAQKSVRLAQFLWLPTVSGIARENYNSNAGFAGKDWIYDLILTVSVPIYDRGVRYAQLHEDQARLARAQADLATVRARARSNWIGARANLVAADAVLRQSESQSQLATRAQAQVDASYRAGVATSLDVSVADQEKFAAQSTAAQARAQLEIRRAELAAAAGRLYESSR; from the coding sequence ATGAACAGGACTTGCAAGGTGGCGCTGCTTCTGGCAGCGGGTGCGGTGGGGATTTCTCTCGCGGCGTCGGCTCAGAAACAACAGCCTGGAGCCATTGCTCCCCCGCCCCGGGCGGAGCTCGGTCCGCAGCGGCGGCGCATCTCGTTGCGTGAAGCGCTTCAACTCGCGGCGGAGCAGAGCCCGGATGTGGCGTCAGCGCGGGCGACGGCGGCCATCGCAGAAGCGAGCGTCCGCCGGGCGTGGACGGCATGGCAGCCGGACGTTACGGCGACAGGGACGTTCGATCATACGAACGGAATCTCCGTCGTCGATTTCCGTCCGCTCGTCACCGCGCTCGGGCATCCGGAGCTTGCGGCCGATCCTCGATTCGCTCCGACCACGATCGTTGCGCAGAACAGCCGCTACGCGACCTTGCAGCTCAACCAGCCACTCCTGACTCCACAAGGGCTGTTCTTGCCGGGAGTCGCAAACTCGTCGGCCGAAGCGGCCTTGCGCGGATTCGATGAGGCGCGCGAGCAGGTGTTGCTGAACGTCGCGCGCAACTACCTCGCCTTGCAAGGATTGGAGGGACTGCTGGAAGCAGCGCGGGAGGCGGAGAAGGTCGCCCTGCGTCGAGAGCAGGATGCGCGAGCGCGGATCGCCGCGGGCACCGACGTGGAGATCGCGTTGTTGCGCGCGCAGACGGAAACGGCGCGGGCGCGTGCGCAGATCGCGAACATCCAGGGTCAGAAAGACTCGACGCTACCGGTGCTCGAAGCGCTGGTCGGCGAGCCCATCGATCCGCTGCCCGCGCGCATCGAGGATTTCGGACCCAGCGGCGAGGAAGCTGCAAGCCCCTGGGAAAACGCGTACTCGGTGAAGAGCGCCATCGCCGCAGCCAACGCCGCCCAGAAATCGGTGCGACTCGCCCAGTTCCTGTGGCTGCCGACCGTCTCCGGCATTGCACGCGAGAACTACAACTCCAACGCCGGCTTCGCCGGAAAGGATTGGATCTACGACCTGATTCTGACCGTCAGCGTCCCGATCTACGACCGTGGCGTGCGATATGCGCAGCTGCATGAAGACCAGGCGCGCCTGGCTCGGGCACAGGCAGATCTGGCGACGGTTCGCGCGCGTGCGCGCTCCAACTGGATCGGCGCCCGGGCAAACCTGGTAGCCGCCGATGCCGTGCTGCGGCAGAGCGAATCGCAGTCGCAGCTGGCGACGCGGGCGCAGGCGCAGGTCGACGCGTCCTATCGCGCGGGCGTGGCTACGTCGCTGGACGTCTCGGTCGCCGACCAGGAGAAGTTCGCCGCCCAGAGCACGGCGGCGCAGGCGCGAGCGCAGCTGGAGATTCGCCGGGCGGAGCTGGCGGCGGCAGCGGGCAGGCTGTACGAGTCCTCGCGCTGA
- a CDS encoding MFS transporter gives MFAVFRHRAFRWIWIGALVSNVGNWMEAVAQSWLVQQQTGSPFMVELLAASEFVPHAVLMLAAGWLADHYDRRKLLLAGQSMMMVLGAVLAVAAHLGWATPWVIIAISFAEGAAWAGVTPSWQALIPAVVPRSELPSAIALNSAQFNTARLLGPMIAGALLTTVSAAFVFDLNVVSFLGIVVVLALVRVPRAELAAAHTSGGELKQSGGVMPALRWAMREPGPRRIILGVFAFALLAAPVQGLLPAIADQVLHVGAHGYGVLLSCLGAGAVVGALTLARLPRTYPRHHLIPLSMLAFALCALVYGSSRWPLVSGAALAVGGVFWVWSLASSSTAMQLLVPEGLRGRAMSVLALATTGPLPLGHLLGGTVAHAFGIRAGVLLSCGALAAFAAWAASTREPGIDAMQLAPPPPRGFRAALWEALTAASHRAQVAEPRAAEPLEES, from the coding sequence ATGTTCGCCGTCTTCCGCCACCGCGCCTTTCGCTGGATCTGGATCGGCGCGCTCGTCAGCAACGTCGGGAACTGGATGGAGGCGGTCGCGCAGAGCTGGCTGGTGCAGCAACAGACCGGCTCGCCCTTCATGGTGGAGTTGCTGGCGGCGAGCGAGTTCGTGCCCCACGCCGTGCTGATGCTGGCGGCAGGATGGCTCGCCGATCACTACGATCGCCGCAAGCTCCTGCTCGCGGGCCAGTCGATGATGATGGTTCTCGGCGCCGTTCTTGCCGTTGCGGCACACCTCGGCTGGGCGACGCCGTGGGTCATCATCGCCATCTCCTTCGCCGAAGGCGCAGCCTGGGCCGGGGTCACGCCTTCCTGGCAGGCGTTGATTCCGGCGGTGGTCCCTCGGTCGGAGTTGCCTTCCGCCATTGCGCTGAACTCCGCCCAATTCAACACCGCGCGCCTGCTCGGGCCGATGATCGCCGGCGCCCTGCTCACCACCGTGAGCGCTGCGTTCGTGTTCGACCTGAACGTGGTCAGCTTCCTCGGCATCGTGGTGGTGCTGGCGCTCGTGCGCGTCCCGCGCGCCGAATTGGCCGCCGCGCACACTTCAGGAGGAGAGCTGAAGCAGTCGGGCGGCGTCATGCCCGCGCTGCGCTGGGCAATGCGCGAGCCGGGCCCGCGACGGATCATCCTCGGGGTCTTCGCCTTCGCGCTGCTCGCCGCGCCGGTCCAGGGCCTGCTTCCGGCGATAGCGGACCAGGTCCTCCACGTCGGCGCCCACGGGTACGGCGTCCTGCTGTCCTGCCTCGGCGCCGGAGCCGTCGTCGGCGCCCTGACGCTTGCGCGACTGCCGCGAACCTATCCCCGGCACCACCTGATTCCGCTCTCGATGCTCGCATTCGCGCTGTGTGCCCTGGTCTACGGCAGCTCCCGCTGGCCCCTGGTCTCTGGTGCGGCGCTGGCTGTCGGCGGAGTGTTCTGGGTGTGGTCGCTCGCGTCTTCCAGCACCGCGATGCAGCTGCTGGTCCCGGAGGGCCTGCGCGGACGCGCCATGAGCGTCCTCGCGCTGGCGACCACCGGACCGCTTCCCCTGGGGCACCTGCTCGGCGGAACCGTCGCGCACGCGTTCGGGATCCGCGCCGGCGTACTGTTGAGCTGTGGCGCTCTTGCCGCGTTCGCCGCGTGGGCCGCCTCTACGCGCGAGCCAGGAATCGACGCCATGCAGCTCGCGCCGCCGCCGCCTCGGGGATTCCGCGCCGCTCTGTGGGAAGCCTTGACTGCCGCATCGCACCGGGCGCAGGTGGCAGAGCCGCGCGCAGCGGAGCCGCTGGAGGAGTCATGA
- a CDS encoding TetR/AcrR family transcriptional regulator has translation MARPADPNAKEALVAAARAEFARRGLVGARIEDITAACNLSKGAFYLHFQSKEALLGELVDAFLEYLGECDDRRERDMADFFAEFGAITRRDLEERSPRYRKFLEMETAEDQRVLEHMWAYRDVVGVLLRGAQGTKFEGAIWEITDREVERIKQNFDRYQDEHACRTDIPPEIFGSLIVGTYVLLGMRMSRMTEKPDLAEWARSLHTLIREGSIPAEEKPESAVSLQDGPS, from the coding sequence ATGGCCCGCCCCGCCGACCCCAACGCCAAGGAAGCGCTCGTCGCTGCCGCTCGCGCGGAGTTCGCCCGGCGAGGGTTGGTGGGCGCCCGGATCGAGGACATCACTGCGGCGTGCAACCTTTCGAAGGGGGCGTTCTACCTGCACTTCCAGTCCAAGGAGGCGCTGCTCGGCGAGCTCGTGGACGCGTTCCTCGAGTATCTCGGGGAGTGCGACGACCGCCGCGAGCGCGACATGGCGGACTTCTTCGCCGAGTTCGGCGCCATCACCCGCCGCGATCTGGAGGAGCGCTCCCCGCGCTACCGCAAGTTCCTCGAGATGGAGACGGCCGAGGATCAGCGGGTGCTCGAGCACATGTGGGCGTACCGCGATGTCGTCGGCGTGCTCCTGCGCGGCGCCCAAGGGACGAAGTTCGAGGGCGCAATCTGGGAGATCACCGACCGCGAAGTCGAGCGCATCAAGCAGAACTTCGACCGCTACCAGGACGAGCACGCCTGCCGCACCGACATCCCACCCGAGATCTTCGGCTCGTTGATCGTCGGCACCTACGTGCTGCTCGGCATGCGCATGAGCCGCATGACCGAGAAGCCGGACCTCGCCGAATGGGCCCGCAGCCTCCACACGCTGATCCGCGAAGGCAGCATCCCTGCCGAGGAAAAACCCGAATCCGCAGTGTCGCTGCAGGACGGTCCCTCGTGA